The window tttctagccttggctccaacccacttggtttcttgtaggcataatatatttattctcctcctcttcataacatctacaatttcagctaatcttcctgtcaaagaacctatgttccatgtcccaaagcgtaacctactacccttacccctacccctaccattaccgtggactagcttatttacccgcaacccttgcatatttgacaccacccccgggtcctggggtggcgcgccgcttcggggcgacgacctagcaacccttgcacatttatcactacacccgggtctaagaagtgcagcgcgtcgctgagtagggaacgccccaacggtatttatattatggttcatgtcataagatgtggttaagttttacgctggccgccacaaacctaccgcaaccctcctcctttgtccgggcttgggaccggctgtaaaggccaccaagtgaccctcacaggcggagttttctagtaacatataaagttaatagaaaaagaatataatatggttaatttaattatgacgtttagcataaattggatatattttgtaaacgttaagtttaaattcatattattttgtaaacgttaggCCTATATTGgcgctattttgtacgtgaggtctaaattgatgctatattataaacgttaaatCTAAATTGgtattatattgtaaacgttaagtctatattagtgctattttgaatattgagcctaaattggtatttCCCTGAAAACCttaaacctattttggtaccttattccATTTATCAATTTAGGTAATAGAACGAatatgaataataaaaaaacaaacaggtAAAAAATTATGATATTATCTACGAATAGtctatcctttttttttttgatgaaaatgtTAATAACTTCATTAGATACGAAAAGAACAATTACAACAAGAaatgaaaaaggtaaaaaaccttacaaaatccacaatgggaccaaaacgactacaaagagcataaAAGGCCATAAAAGGCATAAAACatacagaaaaacaaaaatacataTACTTCATGGAAATCAAATTCCGTAGAAAAGCAACTGCAAtcgaatcttcatcatttaggtccttccgaacattcggatctgagtcctttcttttattgcaaccacatagatatattgatccacgtataaaataaatcgtttccgctcttgctaaatccaaAAAAGGTATAAATAGCAGAATAATCGAGAGAAGATGCAATTCAAACGGATAAAAGAAatccaataaaatatataaacactgattaaaaaaaatataataaaaaatagtcTATCCTTTACTATCACCATTCTTATCCATTAAATTTAGAAAAAGGGTTAATCTCATGGACATCACCATCCATTCAACCACAGATCATAAAATAATTGATTCTATTCGGTTGGtctgaataaaataaaaaaaccttagACAAGTGTTAAGCAAGTAGAACATTATAAAACTAGGAGAAGGTTCTTATCTTCCAGAAAGTTCCAGCAAATtctttgtaaataaataataaatccaAAGATGCAAGCCAGGTGTCCTAAACTTAAATGTGGCATCCACGTGTAACATAGTACATTATACGTCAAAACTTTTAGTCAgttttacaaatattttaaaagttttggTGCTTAAATATATCAACTCTTATTCTTCACTGTTCATTCACCTGATCCATCTTTCCAAACACCCAAATCTCTGAGCCaaaaattgtttttggatttttgtttgttctctCTCAGGGCATGGCGATCAATGGCAACAAAAGCCAGGAAGTTAAGCTGAAAATGGAGGAATGTATAGATACCATGCTATACGTGTGCGGCTATCTTCCTGGAGTTTCACAAGAGAAATCGTCCATACTCACTCCGGTGCCTGTACTGGTTCACCATGGTGATTCGTGGAAGGACGTTTGTGGCGGAGGCTGTGGGTTTGCTATGGCCATTTCAGGTTGCTTTTTTCTTATCTttgattttatttctgttttaaGTTGCTAAGTAAAAGGAATTGGAATTGTGTATTTCTATTTGTCCAGTGTATACTTTAGTTATAGTTTTGACTTCAGGATTACTTTGTTGTTTATGCCTATTGTTTCATGAGCCTGCTATTTGTATAAGATTTTGTTCCAGTAAACCTTGCAATTCTAGGTGACATTAGTTATGTGATCAAAGTGCTTTACATTAAGAACATTTTCAAATTACAGAAGGTAATCATTTGTTAGATTTATATGTGCAAATGAAATGTGGAAACTTCTCTTCCAATTTGTTGTTAATTATTTTTGCTATATAATTGTTTATGCTTATGGTTACTCAACTACCTGTAACTAGGATCCGGAAAGCTTATGACATTGGGTTCCACGGATGAAGAAGGCCAAAGCTATTTGACTGCTGGAAAGCATGGGGTAATGCAATGAACTTCTGATTAGTGAATACTTTGATGAAATTTTCTGTTTGAATTGATTTTACATCTTTTTTCTGCTACACATTGTTCAGGAGATACCAGAGCCTTTTCCTCTGCCAGATGAGGCTTGCTCTGTGAAGGCCGCTGCTGGCTGGTCTCATTGTGCATCAGTAACAGGTGACTGTTTTATTCCCATTTATTTCTGCTTTCAATTTTGATAGCATGTTCTCtgaaggaaaatgaagaaaactCAGCATTGAGCCTTTTTTCACCTTTGTGCGTTAATGAAATTTTCCATTTGTAGAATTGATGGTACTGTGGCTAAATTATTGTTGGATTTGACATTTTTTGTTAGGAGTAGTTACAAGATTTGGAGATTTCTTCGAACATTGTTGATATGCAGGGAAGTATAGTGTAATTTCTCTTCATTGTGCTTATCAGAATGTGTTCTTTTCTGTGCCAATTCTAAAAGAAAATCTGTCTTCCTCCAATTCAACCTCGATTTGTTTCTTTAGTGATTGCCTCTTTTCGGTATCGTGTCTAAATTTCCATATACACATCTCAATAAGGTCTTGTGAATGCTCAATATGCAGAGACAGGAGAAGTGTACACATGGGGTTGGAAAGAGTGTGTTCCCTCTATGAAATTCCTTAATAATTCAACAGCTTCGGGAAGCGTCCGAACGGATACTGCTGGAACACTAAATGCATTGCTGGTGGAACAAGGTTAGCTCTGTTGAGGCCTTTGCATTTGTTAGCAAACCCTCTTTCTTCTATATGAATGTCACAGAGGTTATTATTCCTCAGTAAGCCCAAGGGCCCAGGGGTCACTTTCTCAGGCTGGAGAGGAAATTCTGAAGAAACGAAAAGCATCAGTTGCTAGAGAAGACTCTGAAACTTCATCACCTGGAGATGATTTTTTCACACACTCACCTTCTCTTGTAGCACCAGGTCCTGGAGTGAAAGTCACCAGCGTCGCTGCTGGTGGACGCCACACTTTAGCGCTTTCAGGTAGATTGAATGCTTCTCGGGTCACGACCTTGTACATTTCAGGTGTAGTGTAGTATCCTCCATAGTTAGGCTATATAGTTGTGTATAGGTTATATGAACGAAGTAGGTTGTATGAAGTACGAAGCTACTGGAAGAATTTTGATGTATGGCAAGACACATGATGCATCATGTTTTTAACATAAAGTTTCAGATATGGGACAGGTATGGGGTTGGGGCTATGGAGGCGAAGGACAGCTCGGTTTGGGATCGCGGATAAAAATGGTGTCTTCACCTCATCTCATTCCCTGCATTGATGCATGTGCTTCTGGGAAAGATAGGTCGCTGATGGTCCATCAAGGAAGCATGAAATCATCAGCTCAAGCTTCTAAACTTCCCGGAAGTTATGTGAAGGAA is drawn from Euphorbia lathyris chromosome 9, ddEupLath1.1, whole genome shotgun sequence and contains these coding sequences:
- the LOC136205333 gene encoding ultraviolet-B receptor UVR8-like isoform X3, producing MAINGNKSQEVKLKMEECIDTMLYVCGYLPGVSQEKSSILTPVPVLVHHGDSWKDVCGGGCGFAMAISGSGKLMTLGSTDEEGQSYLTAGKHGEIPEPFPLPDEACSVKAAAGWSHCASVTETGEVYTWGWKECVPSMKFLNNSTASGSVRTDTAGTLNALLVEQVSPRAQGSLSQAGEEILKKRKASVAREDSETSSPGDDFFTHSPSLVAPGPGVKVTSVAAGGRHTLALSDMGQVWGWGYGGEGQLGLGSRIKMVSSPHLIPCIDACASGKDRSLMVHQGSMKSSAQASKLPGSYVKEIACGGRHSAVVTDTGALLTFGWGLYGQCGQGNTNDVLRPACVPSLLGYEVEKIAAGLWHTVCITADGGVYAFGGNQFGQLGTGADQAQTRPRKLDASSLESKHAKIVSCGARHSVILTEDDQVYSWGWNKYGQLGLGDSIDRNIPSQVSTEGYVPKNVACGWWHTLLLADAPH
- the LOC136205333 gene encoding ultraviolet-B receptor UVR8-like isoform X1, whose protein sequence is MAINGNKSQEVKLKMEECIDTMLYVCGYLPGVSQEKSSILTPVPVLVHHGDSWKDVCGGGCGFAMAISGSGKLMTLGSTDEEGQSYLTAGKHGEIPEPFPLPDEACSVKAAAGWSHCASVTETGEVYTWGWKECVPSMKFLNNSTASGSVRTDTAGTLNALLVEQVSPRAQGSLSQAGEEILKKRKASVAREDSETSSPGDDFFTHSPSLVAPGPGVKVTSVAAGGRHTLALSDMGQVWGWGYGGEGQLGLGSRIKMVSSPHLIPCIDACASGKDRSLMVHQGSMKSSAQASKLPGSYVKEIACGGRHSAVVTGKHSMPCYLALMKLFKLLHKSPGIIGHSNTGALLTFGWGLYGQCGQGNTNDVLRPACVPSLLGYEVEKIAAGLWHTVCITADGGVYAFGGNQFGQLGTGADQAQTRPRKLDASSLESKHAKIVSCGARHSVILTEDDQVYSWGWNKYGQLGLGDSIDRNIPSQVSTEGYVPKNVACGWWHTLLLADAPH
- the LOC136205333 gene encoding ultraviolet-B receptor UVR8-like isoform X2 — encoded protein: MAINGNKSQEVKLKMEECIDTMLYVCGYLPGVSQEKSSILTPVPVLVHHGDSWKDVCGGGCGFAMAISGSGKLMTLGSTDEEGQSYLTAGKHGEIPEPFPLPDEACSVKAAAGWSHCASVTETGEVYTWGWKECVPSMKFLNNSTASGSVRTDTAGTLNALLVEQVSPRAQGSLSQAGEEILKKRKASVAREDSETSSPGDDFFTHSPSLVAPGPGVKVTSVAAGGRHTLALSDMGQVWGWGYGGEGQLGLGSRIKMVSSPHLIPCIDACASGKDRSLMVHQGSMKSSAQASKLPGSYVKEIACGGRHSAVVTGKHSMPCYLALMKLFKLLHKSPGIIGHSNTGALLTFGWGLYGQCGQGNTNDVLRPACVPSLLGYEVEKIAAGLWHTVCITADGGVYAFGGNQFGQLGTGADQAQTRPRKLDASSLESKHAKIVSCGARHSVILTDDQVYSWGWNKYGQLGLGDSIDRNIPSQVSTEGYVPKNVACGWWHTLLLADAPH